A window of Rhododendron vialii isolate Sample 1 chromosome 11a, ASM3025357v1 contains these coding sequences:
- the LOC131307535 gene encoding uncharacterized protein LOC131307535 has translation MKLFEGSDVSDEEDISRIEINKEFARRYEHNKMREDLQKLDELKRNGVISDSSDSDGSDSDGSEKDELTNSKRDLEFLNALIKVKNHDPELRNKEAKLFDSEDESGEEEVEKRDKKEKKPIYLKDVAAMHLIEEGAEFDDDDDEEEEEEKRVKSYKEEQEELRREFLDAAEAALEEDDGGELLKERARNGMGDNDDDDDTGEVEKKLNEFFGEDGNLDENEKFLKKYFRNRMWVGDEVNSEGVKGLNRNEDLGLSEDEEEVEKQEDYERGYNFRHEENVGDRVLGHSRVVEGSVRKKTNARKAQRKSKEERMAQAEFERKEELKHLKNLKKKEMKEKLRKIMDTAGIGEDRVCPLDVDDLEEEFDPEEYDRKMKEAFNDEYYDAEDVDPEFVSDGDEDELEKPDFDKEDDLLGLPKGWDDASASGSGDGFLAFRERKLKRRAENGVPNEQMEEEAVNEEGKGKRKRKMSEMEKEVIKKELEEYYKLDYEDTIEDLKTRFKYREVGAKKFGLSTEEILRLDDKELNQYVSLKKIAPYREKEWKVLRNKRPHLHGISNGQKTDKKLRLEHKKPKENEEAHVEKSNGDMSNLSRKSRRKLRQAELKLPPHRIWAYGKNPSTSKSKKKH, from the coding sequence ATGAAGCTATTCGAGGGCAGCGATGTGTCTGACGAAGAAGACATATCGAGGATCGAAATCAACAAAGAGTTCGCCCGCCGTTACGAGCACAACAAGATGCGAGAGGATTTGCAAAAACTCGACGAGCTCAAGAGGAACGGCGTCATCTCGGACTCGTCCGACTCCGACGGATCGGACTCCGACGGATCGGAAAAGGACGAGTTAACTAATTCGAAGAGGGATTTGGAGTTCTTGAACGCGTTGATTAAGGTCAAGAACCACGACCCCGAGCTGAGGAACAAAGAGGCTAAGCTATTCGATTCTGAAGACGAGAGCGGAGAAGAGGAGGTAGAAAAAAGAGATAAGAAGGAGAAGAAGCCAATATATTTGAAGGATGTGGCGGCGATGCATTTGATCGAGGAGGGGGCGGagtttgatgatgatgatgatgaggaggaggaggaggagaagagggTGAAGAGTTATAAAGAGGAGCAAGAGGAGTTGAGGAGGGAGTTCCTGGATGCGGCTGAGGCGGCTTTGGAAGAGGATGATGGTGGCGAATTGTTGAAAGAGAGAGCAAGGAATGGCATGGGGGACAATGACGACGACGATGATACGGGCGAGGTTGAGAAGAAATTGAATGAGTTTTTTGGGGAAGATGGTAATTTGGATGAGAATGAGAAGTTTTTGAAGAAGTATTTTAGGAATAGGATGTGGGTCGGTGATGAGGTTAACAGTGAGGGAGTGAAGGGTTTGAATCGAAATGAGGATTTGGGTTTGTCGGAGGACGAGGAAGAGGTTGAGAAGCAAGAGGATTACGAGAGGGGGTATAATTTCAGGCACGAGGAGAACGTGGGGGATAGGGTGTTGGGTCATTCGCGAGTTGTGGAGGGGTCAGTGAGGAAGAAGACGAATGCAAGGAAGGCTCAAAGGAAGAGCAAGGAGGAGAGGATGGCGCAGGCGGAGTTTGAGAGGAAAGAGGAGTTGAAGCatttgaagaatttgaagaagaaagagaTGAAGGAGAAGCTGAGGAAGATAATGGATACCGCGGGGATTGGGGAAGACAGGGTTTGCCCGTTGGACGTGGATGATTTAGAGGAAGAGTTTGATCCTGAGGAGTATGATAGAAAGATGAAAGAAGCATTCAATGATGAGTATTATGACGCGGAGGATGTGGACCCTGAGTTTGTGAGTGATGGAGACGAAGATGAGTTGGAAAAACCAGATTTTGATAAAGAAGATGACTTGCTTGGACTTCCAAAAGGTTGGGATGATGCTTCCGCTTCCGGTTCTGGTGATGGGTTCTTAGCTTTTAGGGAGCGAAAACTAAAGCGGAGAGCGGAAAATGGTGTTCCCAATGAACAGATGGAAGAAGAAGCAGTGAATGAAGAGGGTAAggggaagagaaagaggaaaatgtCAGAGATGGAGAAGGAGGTCATTAAGAAGGAGTTGGAGGAGTACTATAAATTGGACTATGAGGATACAATAGAGGATTTGAAGACAAGATTTAAGTACAGAGAGGTTGGTGCGAAGAAGTTTGGACTAAGTACTGAGGAGATTTTAAGGTTGGATGACAAGGAGTTGAATCAATACGTTTCCTTGAAGAAGATTGCTCCTTATAGGGAGAAGGAATGGAAGGTGCTTAGAAATAAGAGGCCGCATCTTCATGGCATATCGAATGGGCAGAAAACGGATAAGAAGTTGAGACTTGAACATaagaaaccaaaagaaaatgaggAAGCACACGTGGAGAAATCAAATGGTGATATGAGCAATTTATCCAGAAAAAGCAGGAGAAAGCTTCGTCAAGCTGAACTTAAACTCCCACCTCATAGAATTTGGGCATATGGGAAGAACCCTTCCACATCTAAGAGCAAAAAGAAGCACTGA